Proteins from a single region of Apium graveolens cultivar Ventura chromosome 7, ASM990537v1, whole genome shotgun sequence:
- the LOC141671460 gene encoding type I inositol polyphosphate 5-phosphatase 1 isoform X1: protein MKLVQRSNNQHELGMVVRKLLNMRKKGSDYYADEEDGLNSTSTDSDTEEFSKCTRQSKFENNRGGEVTIDPLKEALPRLRRRNSETFRAQYITPKEVRVHACTWNVGGELPPDDLDIEEWLDISKPADIYVIGFQEIIPLNAGNIFGAEDSRPIQKWENIIRRTLNKAQPVKANCKCYSDPPSPSKFKPSKDFQHLEDEVLLESDCDSEEIYSSNDKSDFSESIDELITGQEILSTVAASFPAFDTNLGMPQDEQLSRYLCSPKNLDRLNCLQREDSEGASEPSFLMRSNRIRRPLSKTEVVGLSWAEPPLDLLAQCTLGRPNSFRSFKASKYFRAFNPFKSSTTDDARMHSDAAYISKVGLKLLVNQKRRSRYVRLLSKQMVGLFITVWARRSLRRGIQNVNVSTVGVGAMGYIGNKGSISVSMTIYQNLFCFICTHLSSGEKDDEAIKRNSDVRAIHRRTQFSSFSGISLLRSIYDHERIIWLGDLNYRINLPYDETQQLVSRRDWSKLLDYDQLVQEFRKGKAFDGWSEGTLNFAPTYKYELNSEKYYGEDPKFGRRTPAWCDRIMSHGKGMKLISYRRTDLRLSDHRPVSASYMVEVEVFSPKKVQKALLFTDAEIERDEFVACIGLHGEMTKLGKMQNASGRGR from the exons ATGAAGCTGGTCCAACGTTCCAATAATCAACACGAG CTTGGAATGGTAGTGCGGAAATTGTTAAATATGAGAAAGAAAGGAAGTGATTACTATGCGGATGAGGAAGATGGTCTTAACAGTACTAGTACTGATTCCGATACTGAAG AATTTTCTAAATGCACCAGACAATCCAAATTTGAGAATAACAGAGGAGGAGAGGTAACAATTGATCCG CTTAAAGAGGCACTTCCTAGATTGAGAAGACGAAACTCTGAAACGTTCAGGGCACAGTATATAACACCAAAAGAAGTCAG AGTACATGCTTGTACGTGGAATGTCGGAGGTGAACTTCCACCGGATGACCTAGATATTGAAGAATGGCTAGATATCAGCAAACCTGCTGATATATATGTTATTGG TTTTCAGGAGATTATACCATTAAATGCTGGCAATATCTTCGGTGCTGAGGATAGCCGCCCCATTCAGAAATGGGAAAACATCATTCGAAGAACGCTTAATAAAGCTCAGCCTGTCAAAGCGAATTGCAAATGCTATAGTGATCCTCCTTCTCCATCAAAATTTAAGCCATCTAAAGATTTTCAACATTTAGAAGATGAAGTCTTACTTGAAAGTGATTGTGATAGTGAGGAGATATATTCATCTAATGACAAATCAGATTTTAGTGAAAGCATTGATGAACTAATTACAGGGCAAGAGATTCTTTCAACTGTTGCTGCTTCATTCCCTGCTTTTGATACCAATTTAGGCATGCCACAAGATGAACAGTTGTCAAGATACCTTTGTTCTCCGAAAAATTTGGATAGATTAAATTGTCTCCAAAGAGAAGACTCTGAAGGAGCTTCAGAACCATCTTTTCTAATGCGGAGTAATAGAATAAGAAGACCTCTCAGTAAGACAGAAGTGGTGGGTTTAAGCTGGGCTGAGCCACCATTGGATCTTCTGGCTCAGTGTACTCTTGGTAGGCCTAATTCTTTCAGGTCTTTCAAAGCTTCTAAATATTTTAGGGCATTTAATCCTTTCAAATCATCTACAACAGATGATGCTAGAATGCATTCTGATGCAGCTTATATCTCAAAAGTTGGCCTCAAATTGCTTGTGAACCAGAAGAGAAGATCCCGTTATGTAAGATTATTAAGTAAGCAGATGGTTGGTCTTTTCATCACTGTATGGGCTCGCCGAAGTCTGCGAAGGGGTATTCAAAATGTGAATGTGTCTACTGTTGGAGTTGGAGCTATGGGTTACATAGGCAACAAG GGATCAATATCAGTCAGCATGACTATATACCAAAATCTTTTCTGTTTCATATGTACTCACCTTTCATCGGGTGAAAAAGATGATGAAGCAATTAAAAGAAATTCTGATGTGCGTGCAATACATCGTAGAACCCAATTTAGTTCCTTTTCAGGCATTTCACTTCTTAGAAGCATCTACGATCATGA GAGAATAATTTGGCTAGGTGATCTCAATTACAGGATTAATTTGCCTTACGATGAAACACAACAGCTTGTCTCCAGAAGGGATTGGTCTAAGCTGCTTGATTATGACCAG CTTGTTCAAGAATTCAGAAAAGGTAAAGCATTTGATGGATGGTCAGAAGGTACTCTAAACTTTGCACCAACTTATAAGTATGAACTGAATTCAGAGAAGTATTATGGAGAAGATCCAAAATTTGGTAGAAGAACTCCAGCATG GTGTGATCGCATTATGTCACATGGGAAGGGGATGAAGCTTATAAGCTACAGGAGGACTGATCTCAGACTCTCTGATCACCGACCAGTGTCTGCATCATACATGGTAGAGGTTGAGGTCTTTTCTCCAAAGAAGGTACAGAAAGCTCTTTTATTTACTGATGCAGAAATTGAACGTGACGAATTTGTTGCCTGCATTGGACTTCATGGTGAAATGACTAAGCTAGGAAAAATGCAG AATGCATCTGGTCGGGGTCGCTAG
- the LOC141671460 gene encoding type I inositol polyphosphate 5-phosphatase 1 isoform X6, with product MKLVQRSNNQHELGMVVRKLLNMRKKGSDYYADEEDGLNSTSTDSDTEEFSKCTRQSKFENNRGGEVTIDPLKEALPRLRRRNSETFRAQYITPKEVRVHACTWNVGGELPPDDLDIEEWLDISKPADIYVIGFQEIIPLNAGNIFGAEDSRPIQKWENIIRRTLNKAQPVKANCKCYSDPPSPSKFKPSKDFQHLEDEVLLESDCDSEEIYSSNDKSDFSESIDELITGQEILSTVAASFPAFDTNLGMPQDEQLSRYLCSPKNLDRLNCLQREDSEGASEPSFLMRSNRIRRPLSKTEVVGLSWAEPPLDLLAQCTLAYISKVGLKLLVNQKRRSRYVRLLSKQMVGLFITVWARRSLRRGIQNVNVSTVGVGAMGYIGNKGSISVSMTIYQNLFCFICTHLSSGEKDDEAIKRNSDVRAIHRRTQFSSFSGISLLRSIYDHERIIWLGDLNYRINLPYDETQQLVSRRDWSKLLDYDQLVQEFRKGKAFDGWSEGTLNFAPTYKYELNSEKYYGEDPKFGRRTPAWCDRIMSHGKGMKLISYRRTDLRLSDHRPVSASYMVEVEVFSPKKVQKALLFTDAEIERDEFVACIGLHGEMTKLGKMQNASGRGR from the exons ATGAAGCTGGTCCAACGTTCCAATAATCAACACGAG CTTGGAATGGTAGTGCGGAAATTGTTAAATATGAGAAAGAAAGGAAGTGATTACTATGCGGATGAGGAAGATGGTCTTAACAGTACTAGTACTGATTCCGATACTGAAG AATTTTCTAAATGCACCAGACAATCCAAATTTGAGAATAACAGAGGAGGAGAGGTAACAATTGATCCG CTTAAAGAGGCACTTCCTAGATTGAGAAGACGAAACTCTGAAACGTTCAGGGCACAGTATATAACACCAAAAGAAGTCAG AGTACATGCTTGTACGTGGAATGTCGGAGGTGAACTTCCACCGGATGACCTAGATATTGAAGAATGGCTAGATATCAGCAAACCTGCTGATATATATGTTATTGG TTTTCAGGAGATTATACCATTAAATGCTGGCAATATCTTCGGTGCTGAGGATAGCCGCCCCATTCAGAAATGGGAAAACATCATTCGAAGAACGCTTAATAAAGCTCAGCCTGTCAAAGCGAATTGCAAATGCTATAGTGATCCTCCTTCTCCATCAAAATTTAAGCCATCTAAAGATTTTCAACATTTAGAAGATGAAGTCTTACTTGAAAGTGATTGTGATAGTGAGGAGATATATTCATCTAATGACAAATCAGATTTTAGTGAAAGCATTGATGAACTAATTACAGGGCAAGAGATTCTTTCAACTGTTGCTGCTTCATTCCCTGCTTTTGATACCAATTTAGGCATGCCACAAGATGAACAGTTGTCAAGATACCTTTGTTCTCCGAAAAATTTGGATAGATTAAATTGTCTCCAAAGAGAAGACTCTGAAGGAGCTTCAGAACCATCTTTTCTAATGCGGAGTAATAGAATAAGAAGACCTCTCAGTAAGACAGAAGTGGTGGGTTTAAGCTGGGCTGAGCCACCATTGGATCTTCTGGCTCAGTGTACTCTTG CTTATATCTCAAAAGTTGGCCTCAAATTGCTTGTGAACCAGAAGAGAAGATCCCGTTATGTAAGATTATTAAGTAAGCAGATGGTTGGTCTTTTCATCACTGTATGGGCTCGCCGAAGTCTGCGAAGGGGTATTCAAAATGTGAATGTGTCTACTGTTGGAGTTGGAGCTATGGGTTACATAGGCAACAAG GGATCAATATCAGTCAGCATGACTATATACCAAAATCTTTTCTGTTTCATATGTACTCACCTTTCATCGGGTGAAAAAGATGATGAAGCAATTAAAAGAAATTCTGATGTGCGTGCAATACATCGTAGAACCCAATTTAGTTCCTTTTCAGGCATTTCACTTCTTAGAAGCATCTACGATCATGA GAGAATAATTTGGCTAGGTGATCTCAATTACAGGATTAATTTGCCTTACGATGAAACACAACAGCTTGTCTCCAGAAGGGATTGGTCTAAGCTGCTTGATTATGACCAG CTTGTTCAAGAATTCAGAAAAGGTAAAGCATTTGATGGATGGTCAGAAGGTACTCTAAACTTTGCACCAACTTATAAGTATGAACTGAATTCAGAGAAGTATTATGGAGAAGATCCAAAATTTGGTAGAAGAACTCCAGCATG GTGTGATCGCATTATGTCACATGGGAAGGGGATGAAGCTTATAAGCTACAGGAGGACTGATCTCAGACTCTCTGATCACCGACCAGTGTCTGCATCATACATGGTAGAGGTTGAGGTCTTTTCTCCAAAGAAGGTACAGAAAGCTCTTTTATTTACTGATGCAGAAATTGAACGTGACGAATTTGTTGCCTGCATTGGACTTCATGGTGAAATGACTAAGCTAGGAAAAATGCAG AATGCATCTGGTCGGGGTCGCTAG
- the LOC141671460 gene encoding type IV inositol polyphosphate 5-phosphatase 3 isoform X3 — protein sequence MVVRKLLNMRKKGSDYYADEEDGLNSTSTDSDTEEFSKCTRQSKFENNRGGEVTIDPLKEALPRLRRRNSETFRAQYITPKEVRVHACTWNVGGELPPDDLDIEEWLDISKPADIYVIGFQEIIPLNAGNIFGAEDSRPIQKWENIIRRTLNKAQPVKANCKCYSDPPSPSKFKPSKDFQHLEDEVLLESDCDSEEIYSSNDKSDFSESIDELITGQEILSTVAASFPAFDTNLGMPQDEQLSRYLCSPKNLDRLNCLQREDSEGASEPSFLMRSNRIRRPLSKTEVVGLSWAEPPLDLLAQCTLGRPNSFRSFKASKYFRAFNPFKSSTTDDARMHSDAAYISKVGLKLLVNQKRRSRYVRLLSKQMVGLFITVWARRSLRRGIQNVNVSTVGVGAMGYIGNKGSISVSMTIYQNLFCFICTHLSSGEKDDEAIKRNSDVRAIHRRTQFSSFSGISLLRSIYDHERIIWLGDLNYRINLPYDETQQLVSRRDWSKLLDYDQLVQEFRKGKAFDGWSEGTLNFAPTYKYELNSEKYYGEDPKFGRRTPAWCDRIMSHGKGMKLISYRRTDLRLSDHRPVSASYMVEVEVFSPKKVQKALLFTDAEIERDEFVACIGLHGEMTKLGKMQNASGRGR from the exons ATGGTAGTGCGGAAATTGTTAAATATGAGAAAGAAAGGAAGTGATTACTATGCGGATGAGGAAGATGGTCTTAACAGTACTAGTACTGATTCCGATACTGAAG AATTTTCTAAATGCACCAGACAATCCAAATTTGAGAATAACAGAGGAGGAGAGGTAACAATTGATCCG CTTAAAGAGGCACTTCCTAGATTGAGAAGACGAAACTCTGAAACGTTCAGGGCACAGTATATAACACCAAAAGAAGTCAG AGTACATGCTTGTACGTGGAATGTCGGAGGTGAACTTCCACCGGATGACCTAGATATTGAAGAATGGCTAGATATCAGCAAACCTGCTGATATATATGTTATTGG TTTTCAGGAGATTATACCATTAAATGCTGGCAATATCTTCGGTGCTGAGGATAGCCGCCCCATTCAGAAATGGGAAAACATCATTCGAAGAACGCTTAATAAAGCTCAGCCTGTCAAAGCGAATTGCAAATGCTATAGTGATCCTCCTTCTCCATCAAAATTTAAGCCATCTAAAGATTTTCAACATTTAGAAGATGAAGTCTTACTTGAAAGTGATTGTGATAGTGAGGAGATATATTCATCTAATGACAAATCAGATTTTAGTGAAAGCATTGATGAACTAATTACAGGGCAAGAGATTCTTTCAACTGTTGCTGCTTCATTCCCTGCTTTTGATACCAATTTAGGCATGCCACAAGATGAACAGTTGTCAAGATACCTTTGTTCTCCGAAAAATTTGGATAGATTAAATTGTCTCCAAAGAGAAGACTCTGAAGGAGCTTCAGAACCATCTTTTCTAATGCGGAGTAATAGAATAAGAAGACCTCTCAGTAAGACAGAAGTGGTGGGTTTAAGCTGGGCTGAGCCACCATTGGATCTTCTGGCTCAGTGTACTCTTGGTAGGCCTAATTCTTTCAGGTCTTTCAAAGCTTCTAAATATTTTAGGGCATTTAATCCTTTCAAATCATCTACAACAGATGATGCTAGAATGCATTCTGATGCAGCTTATATCTCAAAAGTTGGCCTCAAATTGCTTGTGAACCAGAAGAGAAGATCCCGTTATGTAAGATTATTAAGTAAGCAGATGGTTGGTCTTTTCATCACTGTATGGGCTCGCCGAAGTCTGCGAAGGGGTATTCAAAATGTGAATGTGTCTACTGTTGGAGTTGGAGCTATGGGTTACATAGGCAACAAG GGATCAATATCAGTCAGCATGACTATATACCAAAATCTTTTCTGTTTCATATGTACTCACCTTTCATCGGGTGAAAAAGATGATGAAGCAATTAAAAGAAATTCTGATGTGCGTGCAATACATCGTAGAACCCAATTTAGTTCCTTTTCAGGCATTTCACTTCTTAGAAGCATCTACGATCATGA GAGAATAATTTGGCTAGGTGATCTCAATTACAGGATTAATTTGCCTTACGATGAAACACAACAGCTTGTCTCCAGAAGGGATTGGTCTAAGCTGCTTGATTATGACCAG CTTGTTCAAGAATTCAGAAAAGGTAAAGCATTTGATGGATGGTCAGAAGGTACTCTAAACTTTGCACCAACTTATAAGTATGAACTGAATTCAGAGAAGTATTATGGAGAAGATCCAAAATTTGGTAGAAGAACTCCAGCATG GTGTGATCGCATTATGTCACATGGGAAGGGGATGAAGCTTATAAGCTACAGGAGGACTGATCTCAGACTCTCTGATCACCGACCAGTGTCTGCATCATACATGGTAGAGGTTGAGGTCTTTTCTCCAAAGAAGGTACAGAAAGCTCTTTTATTTACTGATGCAGAAATTGAACGTGACGAATTTGTTGCCTGCATTGGACTTCATGGTGAAATGACTAAGCTAGGAAAAATGCAG AATGCATCTGGTCGGGGTCGCTAG
- the LOC141671460 gene encoding type IV inositol polyphosphate 5-phosphatase 3 isoform X2, with the protein MKLVQRSNNQHELGMVVRKLLNMRKKGSDYYADEEDGLNSTSTDSDTEEFSKCTRQSKFENNRGGELKEALPRLRRRNSETFRAQYITPKEVRVHACTWNVGGELPPDDLDIEEWLDISKPADIYVIGFQEIIPLNAGNIFGAEDSRPIQKWENIIRRTLNKAQPVKANCKCYSDPPSPSKFKPSKDFQHLEDEVLLESDCDSEEIYSSNDKSDFSESIDELITGQEILSTVAASFPAFDTNLGMPQDEQLSRYLCSPKNLDRLNCLQREDSEGASEPSFLMRSNRIRRPLSKTEVVGLSWAEPPLDLLAQCTLGRPNSFRSFKASKYFRAFNPFKSSTTDDARMHSDAAYISKVGLKLLVNQKRRSRYVRLLSKQMVGLFITVWARRSLRRGIQNVNVSTVGVGAMGYIGNKGSISVSMTIYQNLFCFICTHLSSGEKDDEAIKRNSDVRAIHRRTQFSSFSGISLLRSIYDHERIIWLGDLNYRINLPYDETQQLVSRRDWSKLLDYDQLVQEFRKGKAFDGWSEGTLNFAPTYKYELNSEKYYGEDPKFGRRTPAWCDRIMSHGKGMKLISYRRTDLRLSDHRPVSASYMVEVEVFSPKKVQKALLFTDAEIERDEFVACIGLHGEMTKLGKMQNASGRGR; encoded by the exons ATGAAGCTGGTCCAACGTTCCAATAATCAACACGAG CTTGGAATGGTAGTGCGGAAATTGTTAAATATGAGAAAGAAAGGAAGTGATTACTATGCGGATGAGGAAGATGGTCTTAACAGTACTAGTACTGATTCCGATACTGAAG AATTTTCTAAATGCACCAGACAATCCAAATTTGAGAATAACAGAGGAGGAGAG CTTAAAGAGGCACTTCCTAGATTGAGAAGACGAAACTCTGAAACGTTCAGGGCACAGTATATAACACCAAAAGAAGTCAG AGTACATGCTTGTACGTGGAATGTCGGAGGTGAACTTCCACCGGATGACCTAGATATTGAAGAATGGCTAGATATCAGCAAACCTGCTGATATATATGTTATTGG TTTTCAGGAGATTATACCATTAAATGCTGGCAATATCTTCGGTGCTGAGGATAGCCGCCCCATTCAGAAATGGGAAAACATCATTCGAAGAACGCTTAATAAAGCTCAGCCTGTCAAAGCGAATTGCAAATGCTATAGTGATCCTCCTTCTCCATCAAAATTTAAGCCATCTAAAGATTTTCAACATTTAGAAGATGAAGTCTTACTTGAAAGTGATTGTGATAGTGAGGAGATATATTCATCTAATGACAAATCAGATTTTAGTGAAAGCATTGATGAACTAATTACAGGGCAAGAGATTCTTTCAACTGTTGCTGCTTCATTCCCTGCTTTTGATACCAATTTAGGCATGCCACAAGATGAACAGTTGTCAAGATACCTTTGTTCTCCGAAAAATTTGGATAGATTAAATTGTCTCCAAAGAGAAGACTCTGAAGGAGCTTCAGAACCATCTTTTCTAATGCGGAGTAATAGAATAAGAAGACCTCTCAGTAAGACAGAAGTGGTGGGTTTAAGCTGGGCTGAGCCACCATTGGATCTTCTGGCTCAGTGTACTCTTGGTAGGCCTAATTCTTTCAGGTCTTTCAAAGCTTCTAAATATTTTAGGGCATTTAATCCTTTCAAATCATCTACAACAGATGATGCTAGAATGCATTCTGATGCAGCTTATATCTCAAAAGTTGGCCTCAAATTGCTTGTGAACCAGAAGAGAAGATCCCGTTATGTAAGATTATTAAGTAAGCAGATGGTTGGTCTTTTCATCACTGTATGGGCTCGCCGAAGTCTGCGAAGGGGTATTCAAAATGTGAATGTGTCTACTGTTGGAGTTGGAGCTATGGGTTACATAGGCAACAAG GGATCAATATCAGTCAGCATGACTATATACCAAAATCTTTTCTGTTTCATATGTACTCACCTTTCATCGGGTGAAAAAGATGATGAAGCAATTAAAAGAAATTCTGATGTGCGTGCAATACATCGTAGAACCCAATTTAGTTCCTTTTCAGGCATTTCACTTCTTAGAAGCATCTACGATCATGA GAGAATAATTTGGCTAGGTGATCTCAATTACAGGATTAATTTGCCTTACGATGAAACACAACAGCTTGTCTCCAGAAGGGATTGGTCTAAGCTGCTTGATTATGACCAG CTTGTTCAAGAATTCAGAAAAGGTAAAGCATTTGATGGATGGTCAGAAGGTACTCTAAACTTTGCACCAACTTATAAGTATGAACTGAATTCAGAGAAGTATTATGGAGAAGATCCAAAATTTGGTAGAAGAACTCCAGCATG GTGTGATCGCATTATGTCACATGGGAAGGGGATGAAGCTTATAAGCTACAGGAGGACTGATCTCAGACTCTCTGATCACCGACCAGTGTCTGCATCATACATGGTAGAGGTTGAGGTCTTTTCTCCAAAGAAGGTACAGAAAGCTCTTTTATTTACTGATGCAGAAATTGAACGTGACGAATTTGTTGCCTGCATTGGACTTCATGGTGAAATGACTAAGCTAGGAAAAATGCAG AATGCATCTGGTCGGGGTCGCTAG
- the LOC141671460 gene encoding type I inositol polyphosphate 5-phosphatase 1 isoform X5 has product MKLVQRSNNQHELGMVVRKLLNMRKKGSDYYADEEDGLNSTSTDSDTEEFSKCTRQSKFENNRGGEVTIDPLKEALPRLRRRNSETFRAQYITPKEVRVHACTWNVGGELPPDDLDIEEWLDISKPADIYVIGFQEIIPLNAGNIFGAEDSRPIQKWENIIRRTLNKAQPVKANCKCYSDPPSPSKFKPSKDFQHLEDEVLLESDCDSEEIYSSNDKSDFSESIDELITGQEILSTVAASFPAFDTNLGMPQDEQLSRYLCSPKNLDRLNCLQREDSEGASEPSFLMRSNRIRRPLSKTEVVGLSWAEPPLDLLAQCTLDDARMHSDAAYISKVGLKLLVNQKRRSRYVRLLSKQMVGLFITVWARRSLRRGIQNVNVSTVGVGAMGYIGNKGSISVSMTIYQNLFCFICTHLSSGEKDDEAIKRNSDVRAIHRRTQFSSFSGISLLRSIYDHERIIWLGDLNYRINLPYDETQQLVSRRDWSKLLDYDQLVQEFRKGKAFDGWSEGTLNFAPTYKYELNSEKYYGEDPKFGRRTPAWCDRIMSHGKGMKLISYRRTDLRLSDHRPVSASYMVEVEVFSPKKVQKALLFTDAEIERDEFVACIGLHGEMTKLGKMQNASGRGR; this is encoded by the exons ATGAAGCTGGTCCAACGTTCCAATAATCAACACGAG CTTGGAATGGTAGTGCGGAAATTGTTAAATATGAGAAAGAAAGGAAGTGATTACTATGCGGATGAGGAAGATGGTCTTAACAGTACTAGTACTGATTCCGATACTGAAG AATTTTCTAAATGCACCAGACAATCCAAATTTGAGAATAACAGAGGAGGAGAGGTAACAATTGATCCG CTTAAAGAGGCACTTCCTAGATTGAGAAGACGAAACTCTGAAACGTTCAGGGCACAGTATATAACACCAAAAGAAGTCAG AGTACATGCTTGTACGTGGAATGTCGGAGGTGAACTTCCACCGGATGACCTAGATATTGAAGAATGGCTAGATATCAGCAAACCTGCTGATATATATGTTATTGG TTTTCAGGAGATTATACCATTAAATGCTGGCAATATCTTCGGTGCTGAGGATAGCCGCCCCATTCAGAAATGGGAAAACATCATTCGAAGAACGCTTAATAAAGCTCAGCCTGTCAAAGCGAATTGCAAATGCTATAGTGATCCTCCTTCTCCATCAAAATTTAAGCCATCTAAAGATTTTCAACATTTAGAAGATGAAGTCTTACTTGAAAGTGATTGTGATAGTGAGGAGATATATTCATCTAATGACAAATCAGATTTTAGTGAAAGCATTGATGAACTAATTACAGGGCAAGAGATTCTTTCAACTGTTGCTGCTTCATTCCCTGCTTTTGATACCAATTTAGGCATGCCACAAGATGAACAGTTGTCAAGATACCTTTGTTCTCCGAAAAATTTGGATAGATTAAATTGTCTCCAAAGAGAAGACTCTGAAGGAGCTTCAGAACCATCTTTTCTAATGCGGAGTAATAGAATAAGAAGACCTCTCAGTAAGACAGAAGTGGTGGGTTTAAGCTGGGCTGAGCCACCATTGGATCTTCTGGCTCAGTGTACTCTTG ATGATGCTAGAATGCATTCTGATGCAGCTTATATCTCAAAAGTTGGCCTCAAATTGCTTGTGAACCAGAAGAGAAGATCCCGTTATGTAAGATTATTAAGTAAGCAGATGGTTGGTCTTTTCATCACTGTATGGGCTCGCCGAAGTCTGCGAAGGGGTATTCAAAATGTGAATGTGTCTACTGTTGGAGTTGGAGCTATGGGTTACATAGGCAACAAG GGATCAATATCAGTCAGCATGACTATATACCAAAATCTTTTCTGTTTCATATGTACTCACCTTTCATCGGGTGAAAAAGATGATGAAGCAATTAAAAGAAATTCTGATGTGCGTGCAATACATCGTAGAACCCAATTTAGTTCCTTTTCAGGCATTTCACTTCTTAGAAGCATCTACGATCATGA GAGAATAATTTGGCTAGGTGATCTCAATTACAGGATTAATTTGCCTTACGATGAAACACAACAGCTTGTCTCCAGAAGGGATTGGTCTAAGCTGCTTGATTATGACCAG CTTGTTCAAGAATTCAGAAAAGGTAAAGCATTTGATGGATGGTCAGAAGGTACTCTAAACTTTGCACCAACTTATAAGTATGAACTGAATTCAGAGAAGTATTATGGAGAAGATCCAAAATTTGGTAGAAGAACTCCAGCATG GTGTGATCGCATTATGTCACATGGGAAGGGGATGAAGCTTATAAGCTACAGGAGGACTGATCTCAGACTCTCTGATCACCGACCAGTGTCTGCATCATACATGGTAGAGGTTGAGGTCTTTTCTCCAAAGAAGGTACAGAAAGCTCTTTTATTTACTGATGCAGAAATTGAACGTGACGAATTTGTTGCCTGCATTGGACTTCATGGTGAAATGACTAAGCTAGGAAAAATGCAG AATGCATCTGGTCGGGGTCGCTAG